The region TGGAAGACAGGCCGTTGACGTAGGTGAAGCCGATCATGCCGGTAAACATGTAGCCACTGTTATTGGTGGCCACGGCGGAAAGCGCGACCAGCCAGGGCCTGATACTCTGACCGGCGGTCAGGTAATCGGCGGTGGTGTGCTTGCTGGCCAGGACCGACAAGGCCCCGATCACCACGAACACCAGTAGAAAGAACAGAAAGCTGGCAATCAACATAGTTTAACCATAGCGGCAATTCCGGAGACTCGCAAAATGGCCCGGGTTGGCCCGTCTTCACTTAACCGGCGGTTTCGGTCACAATACGGAACTGTTCTGCCCGCCACGGTGATACCGCGAACCACGACCTGCGACCTTTTACCTATGTGTAACCCCGCTGCCCCAGACGCTTTTGACGCGACGCGTTTTCTGGCCAACACCACCCAGCAACCCGGCATCTACCAGATGTACGATGGCGAGGGGAAGCTGTTGTACGTGGGCAAGGCCAAGAATCTGAAGAAGCGGCTGTCGAGCTACTTCCGTAAAACCGGTCTGCCTCCCAAAACGGCAGCCCTGGTGGCGAAGATCCAGCAGATCGATGTGACGGTCACCGCCAGCGAAACCGAAGCGTTGATTCTTGAACAGAACCTGATCAAAAGTCATCGCCCGCCGTACAATATTCTATTGCGGGACGACAAGTCCTACCCTTATATTTTTCTTTCCAGCGCCGAAACGTTTCCCCGCATCAGCTTTCATCGCGGGTCGAAGAAAAAGCGGGGCCATTACTTTGGCCCATACCCGAACGTTGGCGCCGTGCGCGACAGCATGAATTTTCTGCAGAAAACCTTTCAGGTGCGTCAGTGTGAAGACAGCGTGTTCAAAAACCGCTCGCGCCCCTGTCTGCAGTACCAGATCAAACGGTGCACCGCTCCCTGTGTGGATTACATCAGTCCGGAGGATTACGCCGAGGATGTGCGTCATACCCGGATGTTCCTCAGCGGCGACAGCGATACCCTGTTGAAGGAACTGGCAGATCAGATGGATGCGGCGTCCCAGGCGCTGGATTTTGAACGGGCGGCCGCGCTGCGGGATCAGATTACCGCGCTGCGCTCGATCCAGTCCCAGAACCTGATCGAAGAGGGGTACGGCGATCTGGATGTGGTGGCGGCCGTTCTGCAGGCGGGTCTGATATGCGTGCACGTCCTGTTTGTTCGTCAGGGGCGAATTCTGGGCAGCCGGAGTTATTACCCACAAGCGTCACTCGCGGATTCGGAAACGGATGTACTGGCGGAATTTCTGCCGCAGTTTTATCTGGCCAGTGAGGGCAGGGAGATTCCCCGGGAAATTGTCACCAGCCATCCGGTGGCCGAGGCCGAACTGATTGCCCAGGCGCTCAAGAGTGCCTCGGGCCGTCAGGTGACGGTGACCGACAAGGTTCGCACCCACCGTTCCCAGTGGGTGCAAATGGCCACAACGGCCGCTCAGCAGAACCTCTCCAGCCGGGTGAACAGCCGCAAGAACAGTATGGATCGCTTTATCGCTCTGCAGGATGCGCTGGGGCTGGACGAGATGCCCCAGCGGTTGGAGTGTTTTGATATCAGTCACAGCAGCGGTGAACTGACCCAGGCGTCCTGTGTGGTGTTTGATACCAACGGGCCGCTCAAGTCTGATTATCGTCGTTTCAATATTGAGGGAATCACGCCCGGCGACGATTACGCGGCGATGGAGCAGGCGTTGCAACGCCGCTATACCCGTTTGCAGAAAGGCGAGGGTAAGCTGCCGGATATTCTGATTATCGATGGTGGCAAGGGTCAGTTGGGCAAGGCGCAGGCGGTGCTGGCGGAGTTGGGTGTCAATAATGTGCCGTTGCTCGGTGTGGCCAAGGGGACGACGCGCAAGGCGGGGTTCGAGACGCTGTATTGGGCGGAGACCGGCAAGGAGTTTGTGATGTCGAGCGATTCGCCGGCGTTACACTTGCTGCAGCATATCCGTGATGAGGCGCACCGGTTTGCGATTACCGGGCATCGCCAGCGCCGGGACAAGAAGCGGCGGACCTCGAGTCTGGAGGGGGTGCCGGGTATCGGGGCGGGTCGCCGTCGGGAGTTATTGCGTCATTTTGGAGGGCTGCAGGAGGTACAGAAGGCCAGCGTGGCGGATCTCGCCAAGGTACCGGGCATCAGCAAACGCCTGGCGGAGGAAATCTACGGCCATTTTCATGGGTAATGGTGGTTGTATGACGTCCGGTTCGGCGCCTGTGGGTCTACTAATTCCGCGAGTATAAATGGTGCCCGGAGCCGGAATTGAACCGGCACGACTGCAATAGTCGGCAGATTTTAAGTCTGCTGTGGCCGCTCTCGGACGTCCTGTCCTCCGCGGCACTTGGGCTTCCTGCCCGGCGTCTACCAATTCCGCGGGTAATAAATGGTGCCGGGAGCGGGACTTGAACCCGCACGATCTTACGATCTCAAGATTTTAAGTCTTGTGTGTCTACCAATTTCACCATCCCGGCCGGGGAGAGTACTACGAAGGGAAAGTTGGAGGCGCGAGCCGGAGTCGAACCGGCCTAACCGGATTTGCAATCCGGGGCATAACCGCTTTGCTATCGCGCCTTGCTTGAAGAGGGGCGAATTCTAAAGGAATCGCTCAAAAAATCCTAGGGGTTTCCGTGGGTTATCCGGGAATTTTTTGTGGTTGATCAATATTTGAACGCCTACTTCAATCGCATAAAGGGCCAGGCGGCGCGCAGGTAGAGGATCATGGACCACAGGGTCAGCAGGGCGGCGCTGTACAGGGTGATGTAACCCAGCCAATAGAACAGCGCGAAGGGCAGGTCGGCCAGTAGGACGATCAGGGCGGTCATCTGCAGCGTTGTCTTGATTTTACCGATGTAGGACACCGCCACGCTGGCGCGCTCGCCCAGTTCGGCCATCCACTCCCGCAGGGCGGAGATCACGATTTCCCGGCCGATGATCACAATCGCCGGTGCGGTAAACCAGGGCGTGGCGTGTAGTTCCACCAGTAGCGCAAGGGCAATGACCACCATCAGTTTGTCGGCCACCGGGTCCAGAAAGGCGCCGAAGGGGGTGGATTGGTCGTATTTGCGGGCGACGTAACCATCGGCCCAGTCGGTGATGGCCGCGATACTGAAGATCATGGCGGAGGCGAAGTGTGCCCACCCGAACGGAAGGTAAAAGACCACTACAAACAGCGGAATGAAAACGATGCGGATCAGGGTCAGTTGGTTCGCCAGGGTCATGGGATAGATCGGTCTCTGGTTCTGTCGTTGGGCGAATCATACAGCCGTGAGACGGGGGTGACCAGTGTCGAGCGTTATCCGTATTGCACAGAGGGCCGAATTGGGGCCGACCTTTCAAGACCGTGGAGCGGGGGACCCGCGATTCGAGCCTACAGGGATGTATTTACGGCGTGTCTTGAAAGGTCGGCCCCAATTCGGTCCGAGCCCGGATATGTGGCTGCTATAGCGTAGGGATCGCGCGATCCAGAGCGCCCACGTCAAGGAAGGGCGAGGCATCAATATCTTTGGCGTCCATCATTTCCGCCACGCGTTGCAGGGCGGCGATGATCATGCTCTGCTCCCACTCATCCAGCTCCCGAAACCGCTCCACAAAGTTGTCCTGCAGCGCCGTGGGCGCGGAGGCCAGGATTTTTCGGCCGTGGTCGGTCAAACGGGGGTAGACCTTGCGTTTGTCGGTTTCCGAGCGGATGCGTTCGATCAGCTCCCGCTTCTGCAGGCGATCCAGAATGGTGGTGACGGTGGCCTGGCTCAGGCTCATATCCCGGGCCAGCTCGCTGATGGTCATGTCGCCCTTGGCGTGGACGATCTGCAGGAGCAATAACTGTGGCCCCGTGACGCTGGCTGTTTTGACCAGCTTTTTGGAATGCAGGTCCGTCGCCCGGATCACCCGACGCAGCGAAACCA is a window of Marinimicrobium sp. C6131 DNA encoding:
- the uvrC gene encoding excinuclease ABC subunit UvrC, which translates into the protein MCNPAAPDAFDATRFLANTTQQPGIYQMYDGEGKLLYVGKAKNLKKRLSSYFRKTGLPPKTAALVAKIQQIDVTVTASETEALILEQNLIKSHRPPYNILLRDDKSYPYIFLSSAETFPRISFHRGSKKKRGHYFGPYPNVGAVRDSMNFLQKTFQVRQCEDSVFKNRSRPCLQYQIKRCTAPCVDYISPEDYAEDVRHTRMFLSGDSDTLLKELADQMDAASQALDFERAAALRDQITALRSIQSQNLIEEGYGDLDVVAAVLQAGLICVHVLFVRQGRILGSRSYYPQASLADSETDVLAEFLPQFYLASEGREIPREIVTSHPVAEAELIAQALKSASGRQVTVTDKVRTHRSQWVQMATTAAQQNLSSRVNSRKNSMDRFIALQDALGLDEMPQRLECFDISHSSGELTQASCVVFDTNGPLKSDYRRFNIEGITPGDDYAAMEQALQRRYTRLQKGEGKLPDILIIDGGKGQLGKAQAVLAELGVNNVPLLGVAKGTTRKAGFETLYWAETGKEFVMSSDSPALHLLQHIRDEAHRFAITGHRQRRDKKRRTSSLEGVPGIGAGRRRELLRHFGGLQEVQKASVADLAKVPGISKRLAEEIYGHFHG
- the pgsA gene encoding CDP-diacylglycerol--glycerol-3-phosphate 3-phosphatidyltransferase; its protein translation is MTLANQLTLIRIVFIPLFVVVFYLPFGWAHFASAMIFSIAAITDWADGYVARKYDQSTPFGAFLDPVADKLMVVIALALLVELHATPWFTAPAIVIIGREIVISALREWMAELGERASVAVSYIGKIKTTLQMTALIVLLADLPFALFYWLGYITLYSAALLTLWSMILYLRAAWPFMRLK
- a CDS encoding MarR family winged helix-turn-helix transcriptional regulator yields the protein MSTSDKIEEVLVSLRRVIRATDLHSKKLVKTASVTGPQLLLLQIVHAKGDMTISELARDMSLSQATVTTILDRLQKRELIERIRSETDKRKVYPRLTDHGRKILASAPTALQDNFVERFRELDEWEQSMIIAALQRVAEMMDAKDIDASPFLDVGALDRAIPTL